The proteins below come from a single Bactrocera dorsalis isolate Fly_Bdor chromosome 5, ASM2337382v1, whole genome shotgun sequence genomic window:
- the LOC125778958 gene encoding uncharacterized protein LOC125778958 — translation MQDHRNVEKPTARIYYTKLLAVTKIEATWNILKCKIRYLKSQMKSAEHWLNSTGAGVEDGDVELTVMDKVLKSCPHYKQLADIFATEREAEVMVMSSSAMELDSEENVVDDLEDPEPEAQEENDILVSELSSGSSAASPFVKKIKAKQQYTAIDILATLESERMSFREKQLQFEKEKFNWMKQVEANKHENEKKKIENDFQLKKMELEQNERIRKLEIEIKYKINNINNQ, via the exons ATGCAGGATCACCGAAACGTCGAG AAACCAACAGCCAGAATCTACTACACTAAGTTGCTTGCAGTGACAAAAATTGAAGCAACGTGGAACATCTTAAAATGTAAGATTCGCTATTTAAAAAGCCAAATGAAATCGGCAGAACACTGGCTAAATTCCACGGGTGCTGGAGTAGAGGATGGCGATGTGGAGCTGACTGTGATGG ATAAAGTGCTTAAAAGTTGTCCGCATTACAAGCAATTAGCGGACATTTTTGCTACGGAGAGGGAAGCTGAGGTGATGGTAATGAGTTCCTCTGCAATGGAACTCGACTCTGAAGAAAATGTTGTGGATGATTTGGAAGACCCCGAACCCGAAGCGCAGGAAGAAAATGACATACTCGTATCTGAATTGTCATCTGGCTCATCTGCGGCCAGcccttttgtaaaaaaaattaaggccaAACAGCAATACACTGCCATAGATATACTGGCAACATTAGAATCTGAAAGAATGAGCTTTCGCGAAAAACAGCttcaatttgaaaaagaaaaattcaattgGATGAAGCAAGTTGAAGCAAATAAacatgaaaatgaaaagaagaagaTCGAAAACGATTTCCAACTCAAAAAAATGGAGTTGGAGCAGAATGAGAGAATAAGGAAATTAGAAATTGAAAtcaagtataaaattaataatataaataaccaataa